The following proteins are encoded in a genomic region of Gossypium hirsutum isolate 1008001.06 chromosome D05, Gossypium_hirsutum_v2.1, whole genome shotgun sequence:
- the LOC107907115 gene encoding uncharacterized protein, with amino-acid sequence MASTSAVSMALPLTRATQNRVPASEAFFKPLPLKPSGAIPTTTSNGRLQVKAAASSLKDKAITGLTASAITTSMVIPEVAQAADGVSPSLKNFLLSIVAGGVVLVAIVGAVIGVSNFDPVKRT; translated from the coding sequence ATGGCTTCCACTTCAGCAGTTTCAATGGCTCTGCCACTAACTCGTGCTACCCAAAACAGGGTGCCTGCCTCTGAAGCTTTCTTTAAGCCATTGCCACTCAAGCCATCGGGGGCAATCCCAACTACAACATCCAATGGAAGGCTTCAAGTCAAGGCTGCTGCTTCTTCACTCAAGGACAAGGCAATCACAGGATTGACAGCTTCTGCAATCACAACATCCATGGTGATCCCTGAGGTGGCTCAAGCTGCTGATGGAGTTTCCCCTTCTCTCAAGAACTTTTTGCTTAGCATTGTGGCTGGTGGTGTTGTGCTTGTTGCCATTGTTGGAGCTGTAATTGGTGTGTCCAACTTCGACCCTGTCAAGCGGACCTGA
- the LOC107907111 gene encoding protein ELF4-LIKE 3 — protein MEGDTYSGLDNGTQLDGKVVQIFQKSFVQVQNILDQNRLLINEINQNHESKIPDNLSRNVGLIRELNNNIRRVVDLYADLSSTFSKSMDTSSEEDLSVAMRSDAKAGHKRNRPV, from the coding sequence ATGGAGGGTGACACATACTCAGGGCTTGACAATGGAACACAGTTGGATGGCAAGGTGGTGCAGATATTTCAGAAGAGCTTTGTTCAGGTTCAGAATATATTGGACCAGAATAGGTTGCTCATCAATGAGATAAACCAGAATCATGAGTCCAAGATCCCAGACAACTTGAGCAGAAATGTTGGTCTAATTAGGGAGCTCAACAACAACATAAGAAGAGTTGTTGACCTTTATGCTGATCTTTCAAGTACCTTCTCCAAATCCATGGATACCTCATCTGAGGAGGATCTAAGTGTTGCTATGAGATCTGATGCCAAAGCTGGTCACAAAAGAAACAGGCCTGTTTGA
- the LOC107907112 gene encoding 40S ribosomal protein S3-2, which produces MATAQISKKRKFVADGVFFAELNEVLTRELAEDGYSGVEVRVTPMRTEIIIRATRTQNVLGEKGRRIRELTSVVQKRFKFPENSVELYAEKVNNRGLCAIAQAESLRYKLLGGLAVRRACYGVLRFIMESGAKGCEVIVSGKLRAQRAKSMKFKDGYMISSGHPVNEYIDSAVRHVLLRQGVLGIKVKIMLDWDPKGKQGPTTPLPDLVTIHPPKEDEEIRRVEPEPTNIEVPVMA; this is translated from the exons ATGGCGACAGCTCAAATCAGCAAAAAGCGAAAG TTCGTCGCTGATGGAGTTTTCTTCGCGGAACTCAACGAGGTATTGACCAGGGAACTGGCTGAGGATGGATACTCTGGAGTCGAAGTCAGAGTTACTCCTATGCGTACGGAGATCATCATCAGAGCCACCCGCACCCAAAACGTTCTCG GTGAGAAAGGTAGGAGGATTAGGGAGCTTACCTCAGTGGTTCAGAAGCGATTCAAGTTCCCAGAAAACAGCGTCGAGCTTTACGCTGAGAAGGTCAACAACAGAGGTCTTTGCGCTATTGCTCAGGCCGAGTCTCTTCGCTACAAGCTACTCGGAGGTCTTGCCGTTCGCAG GGCCTGCTATGGTGTATTGAGATTCATCATGGAGAGTGGTGCCAAGGGATGCGAG GTTATTGTTAGTGGAAAGCTAAGGGCACAGCGTGCCAAATCTATGAAATTCAAGGATGGATATATGATCTCTTCTGGTCATCCTGTCAATGAGTATATTGACTCTGCTGTCAGACATGTTCTTTTGAGACAG GGGGTGCTTGGTATCAAGGTCAAGATCATGCTTGACTGGGATCCTAAGGGTAAGCAAGGCCCTACTACTCCCCTACCTGATCTAGTCACAATCCACCCTCCCAAGGAGGATGAAGAAATCAGGAGAGTAGAGCCTGAGCCAACTAATATTGAGGTTCCAGTTATGGCTTAA